One window of the Oncorhynchus gorbuscha isolate QuinsamMale2020 ecotype Even-year unplaced genomic scaffold, OgorEven_v1.0 Un_scaffold_3855, whole genome shotgun sequence genome contains the following:
- the LOC124018055 gene encoding carbohydrate sulfotransferase 2-like, translating to MRGKQYHRQLKFTAPWENDAGYGRKLRTHRNHTKIIAQPGIVMKVLRRKRIVLFIAYFLLLVLTMLNLANYKWTKVPQQCNHQMRSASYQGRSDIRFLYRPYLAKKRQLVYVLTTWRSGSSFFGELFNQHPEVFFLYEPMWHIWQKLYPGDAVSLQGAARDMLSSLYRCDLSVFQLYNSPGGKNFTSLGLFGASLNKVVCSYPLCSAYRKEVVGMVDDKVCKKCPPQSLRLLEEECLKYSTIVIKGVRVLDVNVLAPLMEDPSLDVKVVHLVRDPRAVANSRIKSRHGLIRENLQVVRSRDPKLRRIPFLDPNHKANKKDGSDYHSIGAMEVICDRTSRTLRTALNPPSWLKGKYMAVRYEDLVENPVKILRNIYSFVNLTTNHDIESFALNMTGGSSSSSKPFIVSSRNATQAASAWRTVLSIQQIKQVEDYCHHSMVVLGYDRVRTAGEAKDLRKSLLTVSKL from the coding sequence ATGAGAGGGAAACAATACCATCGACAACTGAAGTTTACGGCGCCTTGGGAGAATGATGCTGGCTACGGGAGAAAGCTCAGAACGCACAGGAACCATACAAAGATAATAGCACAGCCCGGCATCGTGATGAAGGTGCTACGCAGAAAGCGGATTGTGTTGTTTATAGCCTATTTCTTGCTGCTAGTGTTGACCATGCTGAACTTGGCCAATTACAAATGGACTAAAGTGCCCCAGCAGTGCAATCACCAGATGAGGAGCGCTTCCTATCAAGGCAGGTCAGACATCCGGTTCCTCTACAGACCCTATCTGGCTAAGAAGAGACAGTTGGTCTATGTTCTGACCACATGGAGGTCTGGGTCCTCCTTTTTCGGGGAGCTGTTTAACCAACATCCTGAAGTGTTCTTCCTGTATGAACCCATGTGGCACATTTGGCAGAAGCTGTACCCGGGAGACGCTGTGTCTTTGCAAGGAGCAGCCAGGGACATGCTCAGCTCTTTATACCGCTGtgatctctctgtgttccagctgtACAACAGCCCAGGTGGAAAGAACTTTACCTCCCTAGGACTCTTTGGGGCCTCCCTGAATAAGGTGGTGTGCTCCTACCCTCTGTGCTCCGCCTACAGGAAAgaggtggtggggatggtggacGACAAGGTGTGTAAAAAGTGTCCCCCTCAAAGCCTTAGACTACTGGAGGAGGAGTGCCTCAAGTACAGCACTATCGTTATTAAAGGGGTGCGTGTCCTGGACGTGAACGTTCTAGCCCCCCTCATGGAGGACCCGTCGCTGGACGTGAAGGTAGTTCACCTGGTCAGGGACCCCCGGGCCGTGGCCAACTCCAGGATCAAGTCCCGACACGGGCTGATCCGGGAGAACCTGCAGGTGGTCCGCAGCAGGGACCCTAAGCTCCGCAGGATCCCCTTCCTCGACCCCAACCACAAAGCCAACAAGAAGGACGGCTCGGACTACCACTCCATCGGAGCCATGGAGGTGATCTGTGACCGCACCTCCCGGACCCTGAGGACGGCCTTAAACCCTCCCAGTTGGCTCAAAGGGAAGTACATGGCCGTGCGCTACGAGGACCTGGTGGAGAACCCTGTGAAGATCCTGAGGAACATCTACAGCTTCGTCAACCTCACCACCAACCACGACATTGAGTCGTTTGCTCTGAACATGACAGGCGGGTCGAGTTCGTCCTCCAAGCCGTTCATAGTGTCCTCCAGGAACGCCACTCAGGCTGCCAGCGCATGGAGAACAGTGCTCAGCATCCAGCAGATCAAACAGGTGGAGGACTACTGTCATCACTCCATGGTTGTCCTGGGTTACGACAGAGTCAGGACGGCCGGGGAGGCCAAGGACCTCAGGAAGTCTTTACTGACTGTCTCCAAACTGTGA